A window of the Vigna angularis cultivar LongXiaoDou No.4 chromosome 3, ASM1680809v1, whole genome shotgun sequence genome harbors these coding sequences:
- the LOC108326527 gene encoding protein ABC transporter 1, mitochondrial, with protein MASSFRDLTRLFNGVSLIANEFAKRSLPATTDDFQTLIKKTLLSATDLTGLTKGNLRQFPNSPPSANPTPHRADTASSSVVFFTDGNPSQSESTQTTTTTPPITNDDGVAYSPSDAYHRQASDANVCAAEEEKSEVVTSSETVNRGVSGEVAPLPPLRKRRPRERKVPATPFSRALGFAGLGAGLAWGTLQESAKRLAFGTPISQGNQSALSPFLSEKNAERLALALCRMRGAALKIGQMLSIQDESLVPAPILAALEIVRQGADVMPKSQLNEVLDSELGPGWSSKLISFDYEPIAAASIGQVHQAVMKDGMQVAMKIQYPGVADSIDSDIDNVKLLLNYTNLIPKGLYLDRAIKVAKEELSRECDYRLEAANQKRFRDLLAGIDGFYVPIVVDAISSRRVLTTELVFGITIDKVASLDQETRNHIGKKLLELTLMELFVFRFMQTDPNWGNFLFDEATKIINLIDFGAARDYPKVFVDDYLRMVLACANGDSDGVIEMSRRLGFLSGMESDVMLDAHVQAGFIVGLPFSRSGGFDFRSNNITQSISHLGATMVKHRLTPPPDEAYSLHRKLSGAFLACIKIGAVVPCRELLLEVYKHYKFGDVNDILSSGSVSA; from the exons ATGGCTTCTTCCTTCAGGGACCTCACCAGACTCTTCAACGGTGTCTCCCTAATTGCCAATGAATTCGCCAAGCGCTCTTTACCCGCCACAACCGATGATTTCCAAACCCTAATCAAGAAAACCCTCCTCTCCGCCACCGATCTCACCGGCCTCACCAAAGGAAACCTTCGCCAATTTCCCAACTCTCCACCCTCCGCAAACCCTACACCGCACCGTGCTGATACTGCGTCTAGTTCCGTTGTTTTTTTCACCGACGGTAATCCTTCTCAATCTGAGTCAACACAGACGACCACAACAACACCACCAATAACAAACGATGACGGTGTTGCTTATTCTCCTTCCGACGCATATCATCGGCAAGCTTCCGATGCAAATGTTTGTGCTGCGGAGGAAGAGAAGAGTGAGGTTGTGACTTCTTCTGAAACGGTTAATCGAGGTGTGAGTGGGGAAGTGGCACCTTTGCCGCCGTTGAGGAAACGAAGGCCCCGGGAGAGGAAGGTTCCCGCAACACCATTTTCTAGGGCTCTCGG GTTTGCTGGGCTAGGAGCAGGTCTTGCGTGGGGGACACTTCAGGAATCTGCAAAGAGGCTTGCCTTTGGTACGCCTATTTCGCAAGGCAACCAATCTGCACTTTCCCCGTTTTTGTCTGAAAAAAATGCCGAACGTTTGGCTCTTGCACTGTGTAGAATGCGTGGAGCGGCGCTCAAAATTGGGCAGATGTTGAGCATACAGGACGAATCTCTTGTTCCTGCTCCG ATTCTGGCTGCATTAGAAATTGTCCGTCAAGGTGCAGATGTGATGCCAAAGAGCCAGCTTAATGAAGTTTTAGATTCTGAATTAGGTCCTGGCTGGTCatcaaaattaattagttttgatTATGAACCTATAGCTGCTGCAAGTATTGGCCAG GTGCACCAAGCTGTCATGAAGGATGGCATGCAAGTTGCAATGAAAATTCAGTACCCTGGTGTTGCAGATAGCATTGATAGTGACATTGACAATGTGAAGCTTCTTTTAAACTACACAAATCTAATTCCTAAAGGACTTTATCTTGACAGAGCTATAAAG GTGGCCAAAGAAGAATTATCGCGCGAGTGTGATTATAGGTTGGAGGCAGCGAATCAGAAGAGGTTTCGAGATCTTCTTGCTGGGATCGATGGATTTTATGTTCCAATAGTTGTGGATGCTATTTCAAGTAGAAGAGTATTAACTACCGAGCTTGTTTTTG GAATTACAATTGACAAAGTGGCGTCACTGGACCAGGAAACTCGTAATCATATTGGCAAAAAGTTATTAGAACTCACACTGATGGAGTTATTTGTATTCCGATTTATGCAG ACCGATCCTAATTGGGGTAATTTCTTATTTGATGAAGCTACAAAGATCATCAATCTAATTGATTTTGGAGCAGCACGGGATTACCCTAAAGTATTCGTTGATGATTATCTAAGAATG GTTCTAGCATGTGCAAATGGTGATAGCGATGGGGTCATTGAGATGTCCAGGAGACTTGGGTTCCTCAGCGGAATGGAATCAGATGTCATGCTAGATGCCCACGTCCAAGCTGGGTTTATTGTGGGTTTGCCATTTTCAAGATCTGGTGGTTTTGATTTCCGATCAAACAACATTACTCAAAGCATTTCTCATCTTGGGGCAACAATGGTCAAGCACAGGCTTACTCCTCCACCTGATGAAGCCTATAGTCTTCACAGAAAGCTTTCCGGTGCTTTTTTGGCATGCATCAAGATTGGGGCCGTTGTCCCGTGTAGGGAACTGCTGCTTGAAGTATACAAACATTATAAGTTTGGTGATGTAAATGATATCTTATCTAGTGGCTCAGTGTCTGCATAG
- the LOC108326489 gene encoding pectin acetylesterase 6 → MMTMKLLLVAVELACLVSGIFSFGSQTLSQLSFLENGVVSTRPSSTQPQPLMVDLTLIQEAHSKGAVCLDGTLPGYHLDRGFGSGADSWLVHLEGGGWCDTIRNCVYRKNTRRGSSKFMENQIPFTGILSNKPEENPDFFNWNRVKLRYCDGASFSGDAEDESAQLQFRGQRIWLAAMEELMSKGMQKANQALLSGCSAGGLASIIHCDEFRSLFPESSKVKCLSDAGFFLDAIDVSGGRTLRNLFGGVVQLQDVQKNLPKSCLNQLDPTSCFFPQNLIDHIETPLFLLNTAYDVWQVQASLAPPSADRLGSWNECKSNHANCSSSQIQFLQDFRNQMLSDITDFSRSSQTGLFINSCFAHCQSERQETWFADDSPLIEDKPIAVAVGDWYFDREVVKAIDCAYPCDNSCHNLVFNFK, encoded by the exons ATGATGACAATGAAGCTGCTTTTGGTAGCCGTTGAACTTGCATGCTTAGTTTCTGGGATCTTCTCCTTCGGATCTCAGACACTGTCTCAGCTTTCTTTCTTAGAAAACGGTGTCGTCTCCACTCGCCCTTCCTCAACTCAACCTCAACCTCTTATGGTCGACCTCACTCTCATTCAAGAAGCTCATTCTAAAGGAGCTG TCTGTTTGGATGGAACATTGCCTGGTTACCATTTGGATCGTGGATTTGGATCTGGTGCAGATAGTTGGCTTGTTCATTTGGAG GGGGGAGGATGGTGTGATACCATCAGAAATTGTGTCTATAGAAAAAATACTCGTCGTGGTTCCTCAAAATTCATGGAAAATCAAATACCATTCACGGGAATATTGAGCAACAAACCTGAAGAAAACCCTG ATTTCTTTAATTGGAACAGAGTTAAGTTACGGTACTGTGATGGGGCGTCTTTCAGTGGAGATGCCGAAGATGAG TCTGCACAGCTTCAATTTCGAGGACAAAGAATATGGCTAGCTGCAATGGAGGAATTAATGTCGAAAGGAATGCAGAAAGCCAACCAG GCACTTCTCTCTGGATGCTCTGCGGGTGGTCTGGCATCCATAATACATTGTGATGAGTTCAGGAGCTTATTTCCAGAATCTTCCAAAGTGAAATGTTTGAGTGATGCAGGTTTCTTTCTTGATGC AATTGATGTATCTGGGGGACGCACACTGAGGAATCTGTTTGGAGGTGTTGTTCAGTTGCAG GATGTACAAAAAAACCTTCCAAAAAGTTGTCTCAACCAACTAGACCCGACTTCG TGCTTCTTTCCTCAGAATTTGATCGATCATATTGAAACCCCATTGTTTCTACTCAACACAGCTTATGATGTGTGGCAG GTCCAAGCCAGTTTAGCACCACCTTCTGCTGACCGCCTTGGCTCTTGGAATGAATGCAAATCCAACCATGCAAATTGTAGCTCATCACAAATTCAGTTCCTCCAAG ACTTCAGAAATCAAATGCTGAGTGACATTACAGACTTCTCAAGGTCATCTCAAACTGGACTATTCATAAATTCTTGTTTTGCTCATTGTCAGTCTGAGAGACAGGAGACATGGTTTGCTGATGACTCTCCCCTTATTGAGGACAAG CCAATTGCAGTAGCTGTTGGAGACTGGTATTTTGACCGAGAAGTTGTCAAAGCTATTGACTGTGCTTACCCGTGTGACAACAGCTGCCATAATCTGGTGTTTAACTTTAAGTGA